In Ruminococcaceae bacterium BL-6, a genomic segment contains:
- the hcl gene encoding 3-hydroxybenzoate--CoA/4-hydroxybenzoate--CoA ligase produces MQFTYDATMFQNVFEHEFTYINGFMRNVSRFAERPAMLCPLTGRRWTYRALNADVNRFAHALQADGIGKNDVVMYMLLNSAEFVFCYLASQKIGAVNCPVNYRQAAGEIALMIDDSRPKVFVYDEEFRETARQALAAAVYQPERVVVVDLYNRAEAEKGEITYRDYVGAQSESNPERDGLPHIYEETTRLYTSGTTGRPKAVPMNSINEVLSAHDVMMHFPLNATDRTMNMTPWFHRGGLHSGGPNPTLYAGGEVVILRDFNPRRCLRYVEQYKLTFLIGVPTIIAMLARAQKSKPADLSTLRGIVTMGAPFGKAACESYMKLLTPNIFNGYGTTESFWNTFLRPYNLPEMAGSAGQSCTDDEVRVVRVCKNGHAEPDDLVARDNSEIGEIIIRSPAKSAYSYFNNPELTAQKFYKGYLYTGDLGTWNEQEFITITGRKDDMIVSAGENIYPTQIETILNEYPKVAESGVVGVPDRLRGETVAAYIVPSDDGLTEEELKKYCANHPMMSPYKRPRSYHFVKELPHTATGKLMHHKLREIALGKA; encoded by the coding sequence TTGCAATTTACTTATGACGCCACGATGTTCCAAAACGTTTTTGAGCACGAATTCACCTATATCAATGGTTTTATGCGCAATGTTTCCCGCTTCGCGGAACGGCCGGCCATGCTTTGCCCGTTGACCGGGCGGCGCTGGACTTATCGGGCGCTGAATGCGGATGTCAACCGTTTCGCCCATGCCCTGCAGGCGGATGGGATCGGGAAAAACGATGTGGTCATGTATATGCTGCTCAATTCTGCGGAATTTGTGTTCTGCTACCTTGCCTCCCAGAAGATCGGCGCGGTCAACTGCCCTGTCAACTACCGCCAGGCCGCGGGCGAGATCGCTTTGATGATCGACGACAGCCGCCCAAAGGTCTTTGTATATGACGAGGAGTTCCGCGAGACGGCCCGTCAGGCTCTGGCAGCCGCCGTATATCAGCCGGAAAGGGTCGTTGTTGTGGATCTGTACAACAGGGCGGAAGCGGAAAAGGGAGAAATCACTTACCGGGACTATGTCGGCGCACAGTCGGAAAGCAATCCGGAGCGCGACGGTTTGCCGCATATTTATGAGGAGACCACCAGGCTTTATACATCCGGTACCACCGGCCGTCCGAAGGCCGTTCCGATGAACAGCATCAACGAGGTGCTCTCCGCGCATGACGTGATGATGCATTTCCCGCTCAATGCGACCGACCGCACGATGAATATGACTCCCTGGTTCCACCGCGGCGGCCTTCATTCCGGCGGCCCGAACCCCACGCTGTACGCCGGCGGTGAAGTTGTGATCCTGCGGGATTTTAACCCGCGCCGCTGTCTGAGGTATGTGGAGCAGTACAAGCTCACCTTCTTGATCGGCGTACCGACCATTATCGCCATGCTGGCGCGCGCGCAGAAAAGCAAGCCTGCCGATCTGTCCACGCTGCGGGGGATTGTCACGATGGGAGCTCCGTTTGGAAAGGCCGCCTGCGAGAGCTATATGAAATTGCTGACACCGAATATTTTCAACGGCTACGGCACCACGGAAAGCTTCTGGAACACTTTCCTGCGCCCCTATAACCTTCCGGAAATGGCGGGAAGCGCCGGGCAGTCCTGCACGGATGACGAAGTACGGGTCGTACGCGTGTGCAAAAACGGTCATGCCGAACCGGACGATCTGGTTGCGCGGGACAATTCGGAAATCGGCGAAATCATCATCAGATCTCCGGCAAAATCCGCTTATTCCTATTTCAACAATCCTGAGCTGACGGCGCAGAAATTTTACAAGGGATATCTGTATACCGGCGATCTCGGCACCTGGAACGAGCAGGAGTTCATTACCATCACGGGGCGCAAGGATGATATGATCGTGTCAGCCGGCGAAAATATCTACCCGACGCAGATCGAAACCATTTTGAATGAATATCCAAAGGTCGCGGAGAGCGGCGTCGTCGGCGTGCCGGACCGGCTGCGCGGCGAGACCGTGGCGGCTTATATCGTTCCGTCGGACGACGGTCTGACGGAAGAGGAACTGAAGAAGTACTGTGCCAATCATCCCATGATGTCTCCGTACAAGCGTCCTCGTTCTTATCATTTTGTAAAAGAGCTGCCCCACACGGCGACCGGTAAGCTGATGCATCACAAGCTGCGCGAGATCGCGTTGGGAAAGGCCTGA
- a CDS encoding Sugar ABC transporter substrate-binding protein — protein MKKRILAIVLAGVMTLGFFSGCSAVKTDDQAQNTSSGGSKTAAVSGKDPYSGSVKVAFLPNVIGDSCAAAWADGMKDYLSSFSNVKLDVFDGKASVDTEVQIMDELINQKYDAILLQATDASGLAASTKKAEAAGIPVITVNLDANTPHTALVAAVDVEAGREIAENIGKSLNGKGNVVIISATPGATKGENIDKGFKAAMKEKYPDIKILDEQTGNWLTEDANTVMNDFLTKYPNVDAVLCHNDAMAEGAAEAIKAGGKLGKIQVWGCDGESKMLKYIEQGLCTGTIYTNCHDQGILAAQMAMYSIGAGKSGTASSTPIVKMSPTVVTKSNVSSITEDMRW, from the coding sequence ATGAAAAAAAGGATACTGGCAATCGTTTTGGCGGGAGTTATGACATTGGGATTTTTTAGTGGGTGCAGCGCGGTAAAAACCGACGACCAGGCCCAGAACACCTCTTCCGGCGGTTCCAAGACTGCGGCGGTTTCCGGCAAGGACCCTTACTCGGGCAGCGTTAAGGTTGCGTTTCTGCCGAATGTAATCGGCGACTCGTGCGCGGCTGCTTGGGCGGATGGCATGAAAGACTACCTGTCTTCGTTCTCAAATGTAAAGCTGGATGTATTTGACGGCAAAGCTTCCGTTGACACCGAAGTCCAGATCATGGACGAGCTGATCAATCAGAAGTACGACGCCATCCTTTTGCAGGCGACCGACGCTTCCGGTCTTGCCGCCTCCACCAAGAAAGCGGAGGCCGCCGGAATCCCGGTCATCACCGTAAATCTTGACGCGAACACCCCACACACGGCGCTGGTTGCGGCCGTCGACGTCGAAGCCGGCCGGGAGATCGCGGAAAACATCGGCAAGAGCCTGAACGGCAAGGGCAATGTCGTGATCATTTCCGCTACGCCGGGCGCGACAAAAGGTGAAAACATCGACAAAGGGTTCAAAGCGGCCATGAAAGAAAAATATCCGGACATCAAGATCCTTGACGAGCAGACCGGAAACTGGCTGACGGAAGACGCCAACACGGTGATGAACGATTTCCTCACGAAATATCCGAACGTCGACGCGGTCCTTTGTCACAATGATGCGATGGCCGAAGGCGCAGCCGAAGCGATCAAGGCCGGCGGAAAGCTTGGTAAGATTCAGGTATGGGGCTGCGACGGAGAATCCAAAATGCTGAAGTACATCGAGCAGGGCCTCTGCACGGGCACCATTTATACAAACTGCCACGATCAGGGCATCCTCGCTGCGCAGATGGCGATGTATTCCATTGGTGCCGGAAAGAGCGGAACCGCCTCTTCCACCCCGATTGTCAAAATGTCCCCGACCGTTGTGACAAAGTCCAATGTTTCTTCCATCACGGAAGACATGCGCTGGTAA
- a CDS encoding Radical SAM protein — protein sequence MERYNLITKKNPREIVLLKGHPCIWGKCSFCDYISDNSEDETEMTNLNSEVLSRVSGRTGVLEVINSGSCFELPKNTLFQIRRIIKEKRIRRLFLESHWLYRRRLQEMRDFMGVPITFKIGVETFDNDFRENVLKKHAFFRTPQEVAAYFDSPCIMVCIKGQTKEMIDSDIRILKKYFRLGTINVFNNNSTAIRQDPKLVEWFREKYADLNGDPSLEVLYRNTDFGVGD from the coding sequence ATGGAACGCTATAACCTGATTACGAAGAAAAATCCGAGGGAGATCGTGCTGCTGAAGGGCCATCCCTGCATCTGGGGAAAATGCTCCTTTTGCGATTATATCTCTGACAATTCGGAAGACGAAACGGAAATGACGAATCTGAATTCCGAAGTCCTTTCCCGTGTCAGCGGCCGGACCGGCGTGCTGGAGGTCATCAATTCGGGCAGCTGCTTTGAGCTTCCCAAAAATACGCTCTTTCAAATCCGCCGAATCATCAAAGAAAAAAGGATCCGGCGGCTGTTTCTGGAAAGCCACTGGCTCTACCGCCGTCGGCTTCAGGAGATGCGGGATTTTATGGGCGTTCCCATCACCTTTAAAATCGGGGTGGAAACCTTCGATAACGATTTCCGGGAAAACGTGCTGAAGAAACATGCTTTCTTCCGCACGCCGCAGGAAGTCGCGGCCTATTTTGATTCCCCCTGCATTATGGTCTGCATCAAAGGCCAGACAAAGGAAATGATCGACAGCGACATCAGAATCCTGAAAAAGTATTTTCGTCTGGGGACCATCAACGTGTTCAATAACAATTCCACCGCAATCCGTCAGGACCCAAAACTGGTCGAGTGGTTTCGGGAAAAATACGCCGATCTGAATGGGGACCCATCTCTTGAGGTTTTATATCGGAACACCGATTTCGGAGTTGGGGATTAG
- a CDS encoding ECF transporter S component has protein sequence MKRGFPVTIKITVTAFCTAINIVGAYVALALRLPIYLDSIGTILDSVLLGPAFGMTAACLSGIFSGVTSDPYAFYFMPVGMITGLLAGFLFRAGWFRKRRLFLGVILLTAPGTVVSSCVAAFLFGGVTSSGSSVLVQILHRAGLGMAASAFVVQILTDYLDRLISVAIINATSSRLGGRLTKLLGGGKSNGTL, from the coding sequence ATGAAACGGGGCTTCCCTGTCACGATAAAAATAACGGTCACCGCGTTTTGCACGGCGATCAATATTGTCGGCGCATACGTCGCCCTGGCGCTGCGGCTTCCCATTTACCTGGACAGCATCGGGACCATACTCGATTCCGTCCTGCTCGGGCCTGCCTTCGGGATGACGGCCGCCTGCCTGAGCGGCATTTTCAGCGGCGTTACCTCTGATCCCTATGCTTTCTACTTTATGCCGGTTGGAATGATCACCGGGCTGCTTGCGGGATTCCTGTTCCGCGCGGGCTGGTTCCGGAAAAGGAGGCTTTTCCTTGGGGTCATCCTTTTAACGGCGCCCGGAACCGTGGTCAGCTCCTGCGTCGCCGCGTTTTTGTTCGGGGGCGTGACCTCTTCCGGCTCCTCTGTCTTGGTTCAGATTCTCCACCGCGCGGGGCTCGGCATGGCGGCCAGCGCCTTCGTGGTGCAGATTCTGACGGACTATCTGGATCGTCTGATATCGGTCGCCATCATCAACGCCACGTCGTCGCGCCTGGGCGGCAGGCTGACAAAGCTCTTGGGCGGGGGAAAATCGAATGGAACGCTATAA
- a CDS encoding Alcohol dehydrogenase — protein sequence MKAIYIDAPGQVEIKEIEEPVRKKGEALLKVLYGGICGSDLGSYRGTFAYFDYPRIPGHEFSAEVMEVDENSQGLKKGMVVTCNPYFNCGTCYSCKHGIVNACMDNQTMGCQRDGAFCEYITMPVERIYDGRGLDPKTLAAIEPFCISYHGVTRGGVKTGDKVLVIGAGTIGVLAAVAAKAKGAQVYISDVAPGKLEMAKSFGVDGMILNSSPAAFHAEVSKITDGNGFDVTIEAVGLPSTFQNCIDAACFGGRMVLIGVGKKNLDFNFTLIQKKELNVFGSRNALKRDFLELIDLVKTGKAPLGRIITNTYRFDDAAKAFYDFAHNPGDMLKVSIDFSDIQ from the coding sequence ATGAAGGCAATTTATATTGATGCGCCCGGTCAGGTGGAAATAAAAGAAATTGAAGAGCCTGTGAGAAAAAAAGGGGAGGCGCTGCTCAAGGTTCTCTATGGCGGAATTTGCGGGAGCGACCTCGGATCCTATCGAGGCACGTTTGCGTATTTTGATTATCCGAGGATTCCGGGCCATGAATTTTCCGCTGAAGTCATGGAAGTTGACGAAAATTCCCAGGGCCTGAAAAAAGGGATGGTCGTCACCTGCAATCCTTATTTCAACTGCGGAACATGCTATTCGTGCAAACACGGCATCGTGAATGCCTGCATGGATAACCAAACCATGGGCTGCCAGAGAGACGGCGCTTTCTGTGAATATATTACCATGCCGGTTGAAAGAATTTACGATGGAAGGGGGCTTGACCCGAAAACTCTGGCGGCGATTGAGCCTTTCTGCATCAGTTATCACGGCGTGACAAGGGGAGGTGTGAAAACCGGAGACAAAGTTTTGGTGATAGGAGCGGGAACAATTGGGGTGCTGGCCGCGGTTGCCGCAAAAGCCAAGGGCGCGCAGGTCTATATTTCGGATGTTGCGCCCGGAAAATTAGAAATGGCGAAAAGCTTTGGTGTTGATGGAATGATTCTCAACTCTTCCCCGGCGGCATTCCATGCGGAAGTCTCGAAGATCACGGACGGCAACGGATTTGACGTTACGATCGAAGCGGTCGGCCTTCCTTCCACGTTTCAGAACTGCATTGACGCGGCATGCTTCGGAGGACGGATGGTTTTAATCGGGGTAGGAAAGAAAAATCTGGACTTCAATTTCACGTTGATTCAGAAAAAAGAGCTGAACGTGTTCGGCTCCAGAAACGCTTTGAAAAGGGATTTCCTGGAGCTGATCGATTTGGTGAAGACCGGGAAAGCGCCGCTGGGGAGGATCATCACGAATACCTACCGGTTTGACGACGCGGCGAAGGCTTTTTACGATTTCGCGCATAATCCGGGCGACATGCTCAAGGTCTCTATTGACTTCTCCGACATTCAGTAA
- a CDS encoding Cytochrome B5, with product MNHNEIFINMVQDNLNEMNDTIDCLYTTSNACVKNRLLNRLRKNMSNLSVLIQGLRGNESTDLLPPGTGRRFTQAELSRYNGRDGNPAYVAVNGIVYDVTNTAAWGGATHFGLTAGADVTSQFASCHAGQPILSKLKVVGKMTE from the coding sequence ATGAATCACAACGAGATTTTCATCAATATGGTTCAGGATAACCTGAATGAAATGAACGATACGATCGACTGCCTCTATACGACTTCAAACGCCTGCGTCAAAAACAGGCTTTTAAACCGCCTTCGGAAAAACATGTCCAATCTCTCCGTGCTGATACAGGGGTTACGGGGGAATGAAAGCACCGATCTTCTTCCGCCCGGCACAGGCAGGCGGTTCACGCAGGCCGAGCTGTCAAGGTATAACGGCAGAGACGGCAATCCAGCGTATGTGGCGGTAAACGGCATCGTATACGATGTGACAAACACTGCCGCCTGGGGCGGAGCGACCCATTTCGGGCTTACGGCCGGCGCCGACGTGACGAGCCAGTTTGCGTCCTGTCATGCCGGTCAGCCGATTCTCAGCAAATTGAAGGTGGTCGGGAAGATGACGGAATGA
- a CDS encoding Ribose ABC transport system, permease protein RbsC (TC 3.A.1.2.1): MRQENIRRLISVISLLVLSLLFGLTSSDFFTAYNLLNILREASITGIIAVGVTFVIITAGIDLSTGALVGFASMVCASLVYYYHPPAAVVMLVALLVGLIGGALNGFIVAKLRVPEFIGTLSTQYLFRSMVFVFAIRESGVITNKIIDDPNILIMGGSIGGVYLVTFAFLIVAVAGQIILKKTKLGVYIYATGANSKSAQLSGINTAKIRMIVFTITGFLCGIGAIFEIGRIGSVTTDLGTGLEFQIIAATVIGGCAFSGGRGDVFGTVIGALFMSVLQNGILKYNFPTATQLIIQGVVIVIVVVFDSVYNRIAQKRLQEQARNEAAELLAGGEA, encoded by the coding sequence ATGAGACAAGAAAATATACGCCGATTGATATCGGTCATCTCCTTATTGGTTCTTTCATTATTGTTCGGCCTCACCAGCAGCGACTTCTTCACCGCCTATAATCTGCTGAATATTTTGAGAGAGGCTTCCATTACCGGCATAATAGCGGTAGGCGTAACCTTCGTCATCATAACCGCCGGCATCGATTTATCGACGGGCGCTCTTGTCGGTTTCGCAAGCATGGTATGCGCATCCCTGGTTTATTATTATCATCCGCCCGCAGCCGTCGTTATGCTGGTTGCCCTGCTGGTCGGGCTGATCGGCGGCGCTTTGAACGGCTTTATTGTCGCAAAGCTGCGTGTGCCGGAATTCATCGGCACGCTTTCCACACAATATTTGTTCCGCTCCATGGTTTTTGTGTTCGCCATCCGCGAGAGCGGGGTCATCACAAACAAGATCATCGACGACCCAAATATTCTGATTATGGGCGGCAGCATCGGCGGCGTTTATCTTGTGACGTTCGCTTTCCTCATCGTCGCCGTAGCCGGCCAGATTATTCTGAAGAAGACGAAGCTGGGCGTGTACATCTACGCCACCGGCGCAAACAGCAAATCAGCGCAGCTTTCCGGCATCAACACGGCGAAAATCAGGATGATCGTATTTACCATCACCGGTTTTCTATGTGGAATCGGCGCGATTTTTGAAATCGGCAGAATCGGCAGTGTGACCACCGACCTCGGGACTGGCCTGGAATTTCAGATCATTGCCGCAACGGTAATCGGCGGATGCGCGTTCAGCGGCGGACGCGGAGATGTCTTCGGTACCGTCATCGGCGCTCTTTTCATGAGCGTCCTTCAGAACGGCATTTTGAAGTATAACTTTCCGACCGCGACCCAGCTGATCATCCAGGGCGTCGTGATCGTGATTGTGGTGGTCTTTGATTCGGTGTATAACAGGATCGCGCAGAAGCGCCTTCAGGAGCAGGCGAGAAACGAGGCCGCGGAGCTGCTGGCGGGAGGTGAGGCATAA
- a CDS encoding protein of unknown function (Evidence 5 : Unknown function) yields the protein MKRMLVIGIGSLVMKDDGIGARAVEAIGSRLREHDVASFVGETDFQSCFDEIRPDDFVIIVDAMLRGAEPGRIDVTPLDEALKDRGRLRAQHEFSLFDLMELHAPETQGCFIGIETAEIGFGFELSEPLNSRFEQICNDVSNTILKMKENTASDKWL from the coding sequence GTGAAGCGAATGCTTGTAATCGGCATCGGCAGCCTTGTCATGAAGGATGACGGAATCGGGGCAAGAGCTGTCGAAGCGATCGGGAGCCGCCTGAGGGAACATGATGTTGCATCCTTTGTGGGAGAAACCGATTTTCAAAGCTGTTTTGATGAGATCAGGCCGGATGATTTTGTGATCATCGTTGACGCCATGCTCCGGGGCGCAGAGCCGGGAAGGATCGATGTCACGCCCTTGGACGAGGCCTTAAAAGATCGCGGCAGACTGAGGGCGCAGCATGAATTCAGCCTTTTCGATCTGATGGAGTTGCATGCTCCGGAAACGCAGGGCTGCTTCATCGGGATCGAAACGGCTGAGATCGGCTTTGGCTTTGAGCTCAGCGAACCACTGAATAGCCGCTTTGAGCAGATCTGCAATGATGTTTCAAATACAATTTTAAAGATGAAAGAAAATACAGCATCTGATAAATGGCTGTAG
- a CDS encoding (Ni/Fe) hydrogenase, group 1, large subunit, with the protein MTRINGSMGINADIDHNIVTDARTEGLLFRGFEKMLEGRNPFDAVYFTQRICGICSTAHSIASSMALEEALGIAVSQQGRYLRDIIHGCEFLQNHIRHFYQFTVPDFIRLPEGNALFETDHHDFRLPKQKNDRIARHYFDSLQYSRSAHEMLAILGGKAPHNHGIFPGGVTAPATPEKVAGMRSLLLNIRRFICDQMIPDAYTIADYYKEYFEIGQGYGNLLTFGCFNGYEKLGTLYVDPLKSGSGRITKLDPGEITENVYSSWYTAKSETDTPYQAVPEPDRKKSGAYSWVKAPRYRGLPYEVGPLARMWLCGQYRHGISSMDRTLARVLEARKIADILLVLLENVIPGVCIQKEYEVPQSARGAGLIDTTRGALGHWIKIENRVISLYQIIPPSAWNLSTRGPDNLPGPGEKAMIGTKIGNPDAPVELGRIIRSFDPCVSCATHVYSNGNFVKTIQVMP; encoded by the coding sequence GTGACACGGATCAACGGTTCCATGGGAATAAACGCCGACATCGATCACAATATCGTGACGGACGCAAGGACGGAAGGCCTGCTTTTCAGGGGCTTTGAGAAGATGCTGGAAGGGAGAAATCCCTTCGACGCCGTGTATTTTACGCAGCGCATCTGCGGGATCTGCTCGACCGCTCACTCCATCGCCTCCTCGATGGCTCTGGAGGAAGCTTTGGGAATCGCCGTCTCTCAGCAGGGCAGATATCTGAGGGACATCATTCACGGGTGCGAGTTCCTCCAGAATCATATCCGGCATTTCTATCAGTTCACCGTGCCCGATTTCATCAGGCTCCCGGAAGGCAACGCCCTGTTTGAAACGGACCATCACGACTTCCGGCTGCCCAAACAGAAAAACGACCGGATCGCGCGGCACTATTTCGATTCCCTCCAGTACAGCCGGAGCGCGCATGAGATGCTGGCGATTTTAGGGGGAAAAGCGCCCCACAATCACGGAATCTTTCCCGGCGGGGTGACGGCGCCGGCCACCCCGGAAAAAGTAGCGGGGATGCGGTCGCTGCTGCTGAATATCAGGCGGTTTATCTGCGATCAGATGATCCCGGACGCCTATACGATCGCCGATTACTACAAAGAATACTTTGAAATCGGACAGGGGTATGGGAACCTTCTGACCTTCGGCTGTTTCAACGGATATGAAAAGCTGGGCACGCTTTATGTGGATCCGCTCAAATCCGGCAGCGGCAGAATCACGAAGCTGGATCCGGGGGAGATCACCGAGAATGTTTATTCGTCGTGGTACACGGCAAAGTCGGAAACCGATACGCCGTATCAGGCAGTCCCCGAACCCGACCGGAAAAAGAGCGGCGCCTATTCCTGGGTAAAAGCGCCGAGGTACAGGGGGCTTCCTTACGAGGTCGGGCCGCTGGCGAGGATGTGGCTTTGCGGGCAATATCGGCACGGCATATCGAGTATGGACAGGACCCTGGCCCGCGTTCTGGAGGCAAGGAAAATAGCGGATATCCTGCTTGTCCTGCTTGAGAACGTCATCCCCGGGGTTTGCATTCAAAAAGAATACGAGGTTCCGCAGAGCGCCCGCGGGGCGGGATTGATCGACACCACCCGCGGCGCCCTGGGGCATTGGATCAAAATCGAAAACAGGGTGATCTCCCTTTATCAGATCATCCCTCCGTCCGCGTGGAACCTTTCCACCAGAGGCCCGGACAATTTGCCGGGGCCGGGAGAAAAAGCGATGATCGGCACAAAAATCGGAAATCCGGATGCTCCGGTGGAGCTTGGAAGGATCATCCGCTCGTTTGATCCCTGCGTTTCCTGCGCCACGCATGTCTACTCAAACGGTAATTTCGTGAAGACCATACAGGTGATGCCGTGA
- the fabF gene encoding 3-oxoacyl-[acyl-carrier-protein] synthase 2 — translation MLWDWKRGKIMDEKKLVITGMGACTPIGIGVPEYWKNLINSVCGIGKITRFDASELPVQIAAEIRGFDPAAYLPRPLVRTMDPFMQYAWVAAEEALHDSSLSVEPEADRIGIVMGTAMDGISTVAHTQERYGERGPRRISPHFVPMVIGNVAAARIAIAHGIHGPSFTLNTACSAGGDAVMTAAMLLRSGEAEAVLAVGGESILCPVVVAGLAQAKALSRRNDEPQCACRPFDIDRDGFVIGEGGGALLIETEEHALARGAEIKAVLAGYANTNDGYHVTAPSPHGEGAAACMRRALSRAGFLPGEIGYINAHGTSTVLGDRAETQAVKSVFGGAERTPPVSSTKGATGHLMGAGGITEIIACIQAIREGILPPTLNLDTPDPQCDLDYIPNFARKAEIHAAMSNSFGFGGQNSSIIVEQYKK, via the coding sequence TTGCTGTGGGACTGGAAAAGAGGGAAAATAATGGATGAAAAGAAACTGGTGATCACGGGAATGGGTGCATGCACCCCCATTGGAATCGGTGTTCCTGAATACTGGAAGAACCTGATCAACAGCGTATGCGGCATTGGTAAAATCACCCGTTTTGACGCTTCGGAGCTGCCGGTGCAGATCGCCGCCGAGATCCGCGGTTTTGATCCGGCAGCGTATCTGCCCAGGCCGCTTGTGCGCACGATGGATCCTTTCATGCAGTATGCCTGGGTGGCGGCGGAAGAGGCGCTTCACGACAGCTCCCTTTCCGTGGAGCCTGAGGCGGACCGGATCGGCATCGTGATGGGGACCGCGATGGACGGCATCAGTACGGTGGCGCATACGCAGGAAAGGTACGGCGAGAGAGGGCCGCGCCGCATCAGCCCCCACTTTGTGCCGATGGTGATCGGCAACGTGGCGGCAGCCCGGATCGCGATCGCGCACGGCATTCACGGCCCCAGCTTCACGCTCAATACCGCCTGCTCGGCCGGCGGGGATGCCGTCATGACCGCGGCGATGCTGCTCCGGTCGGGCGAAGCCGAAGCCGTGCTTGCCGTCGGCGGCGAATCGATCCTTTGCCCGGTGGTGGTCGCGGGGCTCGCACAGGCCAAAGCGCTGTCCCGCCGCAACGACGAGCCGCAATGTGCCTGCCGGCCGTTCGACATCGACCGCGACGGCTTTGTCATAGGGGAGGGCGGAGGAGCGCTCCTGATCGAGACCGAAGAACATGCGCTGGCACGCGGTGCCGAAATCAAGGCCGTGCTTGCGGGTTACGCCAATACAAACGACGGTTATCATGTGACGGCGCCTTCGCCGCACGGCGAAGGCGCCGCGGCCTGTATGCGCCGGGCTCTGTCGCGCGCCGGCTTCCTGCCGGGGGAAATCGGCTATATCAACGCGCACGGCACCTCGACCGTACTGGGCGACCGCGCCGAAACGCAGGCTGTCAAAAGTGTGTTTGGCGGGGCGGAGCGGACTCCGCCGGTCAGCTCCACAAAAGGGGCGACCGGCCATCTCATGGGCGCGGGAGGCATCACCGAGATCATCGCCTGCATCCAGGCCATACGGGAGGGAATCCTTCCCCCGACGCTCAATCTGGACACGCCCGATCCGCAGTGCGACCTCGACTATATTCCAAATTTCGCAAGAAAAGCTGAAATTCACGCCGCTATGTCCAATTCATTCGGGTTCGGCGGCCAGAACTCCAGTATTATCGTCGAACAATATAAGAAATGA
- a CDS encoding (Ni/Fe) hydrogenase, group 1, small subunit translates to MNRSNDSCPNLSMRLETASVLVHKAIGAVKRNRIPRRNLIWLELTGCSGNTISLLDGFHPDFKSMATQMVNLLYSNSLMAAEGEAAMERLFGAIGGDYILAAEGAAATKDNGLYNIIGRWRGRPVTAYEAIQKFGEQAACVIAVGTCASDGGISAARPNPAECVGIQSLLDRKVIKLPGCPCHPDWFLGTLAYFLLFGEPELDERQRPLMFYSTLIHDLCPRRPYFDRGIFASKLGEKGCMFKLGCRGPVTRADCPIRKWNGRVNWPIGDSSPCIGCAMFGFPDAMEPFISYDTT, encoded by the coding sequence ATGAATCGATCAAATGACAGCTGCCCCAATCTCTCGATGAGGCTGGAGACGGCCTCGGTCCTTGTCCATAAGGCGATCGGCGCCGTCAAACGGAACAGGATTCCCAGAAGGAATCTGATATGGCTCGAGCTGACCGGCTGTTCCGGAAATACGATCTCTCTTCTCGACGGGTTTCATCCGGATTTTAAAAGCATGGCCACTCAAATGGTAAATCTTCTGTACAGCAACAGCCTGATGGCCGCCGAGGGAGAAGCCGCCATGGAGAGGCTGTTCGGCGCGATCGGCGGCGATTACATATTGGCGGCCGAGGGCGCGGCCGCGACGAAAGACAACGGCCTGTACAATATCATCGGAAGGTGGAGGGGCCGTCCGGTAACGGCATATGAAGCCATTCAAAAATTCGGGGAACAGGCGGCCTGCGTCATCGCGGTAGGGACCTGTGCTTCCGACGGAGGCATATCGGCGGCAAGGCCGAATCCGGCGGAATGCGTCGGCATTCAAAGCCTGCTTGACAGGAAGGTCATCAAGCTGCCGGGGTGCCCGTGCCATCCCGACTGGTTTCTGGGAACGCTGGCCTATTTCCTGCTTTTCGGCGAGCCTGAACTGGACGAAAGACAAAGGCCGCTCATGTTCTACAGCACGCTGATTCATGATCTCTGCCCCCGAAGGCCATATTTTGACCGGGGGATTTTCGCTTCCAAGCTAGGCGAGAAAGGCTGCATGTTCAAGCTCGGATGCAGAGGGCCGGTCACCAGGGCCGACTGCCCGATCCGGAAGTGGAACGGTCGCGTGAACTGGCCCATCGGCGACAGCAGCCCCTGCATCGGCTGCGCCATGTTTGGATTCCCCGATGCAATGGAGCCGTTTATCAGCTATGACACGACATAG